TGCCACCTACTTTGAGTAAATACTTCGCTCTCCTCATAGCTGTGAAGTTACAGGCCACATTACCCAGTTCCAATTGCAGCACCTGTAAAATGGGGCTGATAATGGGACTAAGTTACAGTGAAGCCCTTCAGAGAGGCTCTCTTTCTCTGGAGTATTAGTGTAGTCATTCAGTTCAGTCCTTGTTTGTGTGCGAGAGACTGAACCTAACTCAACAGTTATCAGTTGCAGTCCTGTCCTGGGTAAATACATACTGCTTGGCGGCTCTTTGCTCCGTGAGGGAAAGGAGCCCCTTAAGCACGGAATTCCTGCGGTTTCTCCCTAGATCTGAGCACTGAGGCCGTTGGTGTGGCCATCGCGGCACCTCCATCTGAGGGAGAGGCAAATGCAGAACTCTGTCGGTACCTGTCCAAGGTCTTAGACCTCAGGAAGAGTGACGTGGTTCTGGATAAGGTGGGTCtctcattttaaattattatatttagatCATAGTTCATATTTTATAGAAGGTTTTCATAAAGCCAGGTTTTAAAAAAGTTATATGGGTCTGGCTGTTAtctataccacatgtgtgcctggtgccctcagaggccagagaggctgtcagatcctctaagactagagttacagatggttgtgagccatggttgggtgctgggaatcaaatctgggtattctagaagagcagtcagtgctcccagccactgagccatcttgctagtctTGTAAAGCCAGTTTTTAATAACTCATTCATTTAAACGCAAAAATGAGTGATTTCCGTCTCCTTCATGCCCGCTGCCTCTGTCCATGTAGAGACTGCCCGGTCCTTACAGGCCTTCGGTATGCTCATTCACAGCGTGTTTCCCATAAATTCACAACTGCCCATACTGTCAGATTAATTTCGCCCACTTCAAGACATCACTATACTGAAAAGAATCTAAAATGGTTCCTGTTTGTCATCTTCATTCTGGAGTTCCCCAGGTGTTTCTGACCCCACACTGGTCTTGCCCACGAGAAGATGCTGATCGTGAAGATAAGTTAGAATGTCAGACTCACCAGAGAATGATTTTTAACAAGCCCCTGGGCGTCTCTGTAGACATGCTGAAAATAGTCTGTATGTAAGAGAGCAGGCCACGTTTGTGTTTATAAAGCCCTGCACCTGTTCTAGTGCTGTTCCCTGCAGTTCATAGCTGGGTGTCATTTAAAGTCCTTGATTAATAAAGTACACCTGAAAATCCGTCCTGATCTCCCCCAGCCTGTGTCAGAGCATATCTGACCTTGGCAGGGTTGGTTCCGTGCATACATTAGCATGAAGCATGCCCCACTCTTCCCTGTGTACACATGGTCCATCTAGATACATTCCTGCTCAAAGCCTGTGTTTCAAAGAAATCCTTTTATGAGCTGTTTTAAGTGATTGTGAAAGCACatgtggttggttttgtttgaaaTTTTCAGAAATGTGTAACAATTTACAAAGgagaaatttatttatatttaggtGTTAAAAAGTGTATACTGAGTTTccgttttttaaattattttcctttgttatttAAACAAATTACGTGAAACTAAACATTGGCCAGGTATAGCAGGAAGTCCATGCCATCCCACCCCTGAGGGACAGAAAACATCAGGCTTCAAGCTCATGCTTGGCTATACATTGAGTTcgggctaacctgggctacatgagatcctgtgttaaagaaagaaaaaaggacttGGAAGTTAGAACATTGTAAACATTCATGTTGAAATAGGAACTTGCCCTGAGGTGGAAGCATCCAGGGCGCTGGGAACCCATGGTGGGACCGAACCCGCGGTGGGACCGACGCGCTGCGGGGACAGCGAGGACTGTGGCTCCTGCCAGCGTTAGGGTGCTGAAGGTGTCTTTTCTTTCTGGCGCAGGGTGGTAAATCTCGAGAAAAGGTGGTGAAGCTTTTGGCTTCTACAACTCCAGAGGAGGTCTTGGAGAAGCTGAGAACCGAAGCTGAAAAGAAATAAAGGCGAGAAAAGGCGAGCACCTCCTCGTGAGGCGCTCATGAGGGTAGCGGGGGCACAGAGGAAAGGGCAGCGGTGCCCAGTGCGGAGAACGAAATACATACAGAAGATCGGACTCAAATAAAAGTAGAAGGTGTACGGCTATACAGTAAACGCAGGCTCTCAAACCCCTCACCGTGGGAGCTGGAACCGGAGCCGGAGCCGGCTCAGCGGCTGAGAGCAGTTGCTGCTCCTCCAGGGCACCGGGGCTCAGCTCCCACAGTGACACTGGAGGACTCACACAATCTCCAGTGTCCCGACatgcttttctggcctctgaggtaCTTGCAGACCATGTATGTACATccaaggtacacacacacacacacacacacacacacacacacacaacactaaataaacctttaaaacctCTGAGTGCAAACAGCCTGAAACATATTTCATGGGATTACAGTGAAACAGCTGCAGTCCGTGCCGGTGCCTCTGCTCTGCATGCCCTGGGAGCTGAGGTGAAGATCACCGAACACATGGAGGATAACAGGGAGCCAGCTCCCTGGACTCCTAGGGGAGTTCCTTTAGCCTCATAGCTGGAGTGCTGGGGTCTCTAATTCAGTTTACACCTGGAAAAACCTTTTGTaaaactgcttctatttttttttaagtttttttttaatgcaaaagtattttctttatatcttttaaaGATCATATGGAACACTTTGTGAAAAAGTAAATAATCATGAAGATGTATAACTTAATGTCAGTTAGTTTTGGAACCTTGTAAACTTTCAAATCTAGAAGTTCTTAGGAATCTCCAAAGGTcggtctgtctctctctctctctctctctctctctctctctctttcgggacagggtttctctgtgtagccctggctgccctggaacttactctgtagaccaggctggcctcaaactcagaaatccgcctccctctgcctcccagagtgctgggattacaggcgtgcgccaccactgcccggctcctccAAAGgtcttaaaagaataaagaagtaCCTGAgctagcagttaagagtgcttactgctcttggagaggacctgagtttaattcctagcaactCAACATGGAATGGCTCACAACATCCAGTttccagggatccagtgcctCTGCTCTGAGGGCACCCACactcatgtatgcacacagacacacacctgtagagatagagacagacacatataattaaaaataactctaaaaaataaaaaacaatgataaAGATGACCTGGAAGTTCTCATTGTTTGTAAAGCCCATCAGAAATCAGTTGTGAGTGTTTCCTGCTGTACATGAAGCCTTGGATTCAGTCTCCAGCATCGAGTcaactgggtgtggtagcacactcctgtagtcccagcactctggagctgAGGGCAGGAGGATGAGGCGACCCTTGACATGATAGAGTTTCAGGTCAGCCCTGGCTCTGGGTTTCACATAGATGTGAGACCCTCTGTTATAGAGAGGGTGGCTCAGAAGAGCTTTGGTGTTTGTTTTCAATAAGTTCAGCTCCCTTCTACCTCACGTCAGATCAGATCACATGAAGTTTCTAAGCCATCCTCTTGGCAAGAAATGTCAACTCATAAATAAGTAGCCAGAACCAATAAATATGAAAGATATTTATCCCAGTCATTGTAGGCTAATGAAGGCCCCTcccagagctggagaaaggacagaATATTCTGAAGCAAACTCGTCAAGAGAAATGGATACTAGAATTAAAACTTATCAAAATGGAGGCTGAATAGGAACTAGCAATTTTTACTACAataatctttgttttttaaagattattttattttattttatttattatgagttcactgtaggtgtcttcagacacaccagaggagggactcaaatccctttacagatggttgtgagccaccatgtggttgctgggagttgaactcaggacctctagaagagcagtcagtgctcttaaccactgagccatctctccatccctccccctttctttttgagatgaGGCCTCACCTTGTTGCCCAGACTAATTTTCCATTGCTAGGTCAAGTTCACCTACTCAGCCccgtgagtgctgggactacaggtgtctACCACCCACAAGCATTATTTGACTTTCAGTGGCCATATTTTAACAAGGAGCCTTTGCctaatatttaacatatttaaatattttaaaaatatttaaaagaaatataactaTATTTCCTAGCAAGATACACAGCAGTAAACATGTAGGTGatacaggcctataatcccac
This portion of the Apodemus sylvaticus chromosome 1, mApoSyl1.1, whole genome shotgun sequence genome encodes:
- the C1H15orf40 gene encoding UPF0235 protein C15orf40 homolog isoform X2, with amino-acid sequence MPKKAGATSKSKNKTKEPETPPPAGPVATNPKGFVTIAIHAKPGSKQNAVTDLSTEAVGVAIAAPPSEGEANAELCRYLSKVLDLRKSDVVLDKGGKSREKVVKLLASTTPEEVLEKLRTEAEKK